A single genomic interval of Xiphophorus couchianus chromosome 2, X_couchianus-1.0, whole genome shotgun sequence harbors:
- the myrf gene encoding myelin regulatory factor isoform X5 has translation MDVVDETEALQRFFEGHDITSSLEPANIDTSILEEYISKEDDSTDICFSEVHSTPGPNYSSPQAGVSSSGGLVCGVSPPIPLRQGAPPAGPPSCQNAYPQGPSLGLRHGYPCLGQQQQQQHQQHQAHVKPEHRGHYAPGTLPESPPDSSSEPYSPQQVNDPHMIRTMTPENMCQMTPTPPLPPHGHYPGMHRDMYLKPEPMISQYHIGPATSGGGEMQQTQMLHQLLQHPQGQDISVHQTKKRKHSESPNSTSNSQILTGLMQDADNSYLDPNYQCIKWQPHQQNKWTPLYDANGKDLPMPTYRVDADKGFNFSLADDAFVCQKKNHFQVTVYIGMLGDPKYIKTNEGLQPIDCFYLKLHGVKVEAMNQSISVEQSQSDRSKRPFKPVLVTLPPEQVTKVTVGRLHFSETTANNMRKKGKPNPDQRYFMLVVALHAQSHSQSYTVAAHVSERIIVRVTSGHASNPGQFESDNEVLWQRGQLADSVYHHGRVGISTDRPDEALVVHGNVKVMGSLVHPSDIRAKENVQEVNTTDNLKRISQMRLVHYQYKPEFAATVGIENTAETGVIAQEVQQILPEAVKEGGDVVCANGETIPNLLVVNKERIFMENVGAVKELCKLTDNLETRIDELERWSRKLAKLRRLDSMKSTVSGSTVSQSGSYFSRTGSGPLKKKTVKPGSKTSPLDQGCISQRFIQGIILALLIVMAFSVISMSVLYVLTLHHRGAITEKDGYVSSCVLYISWMPIFTATINVCPPVCTWSRVPLESSHKNPLTSVSTTPAPACCSTTAVNNQSATTLTLSSNQSTSGLSIPVPTPGAIVKKAKSRQMDKDGHNRNRLSHTSAPMYFAKSKRPVSPDAEGVGTTNRLPPGQQPAPRRQRSLHAKGTVTAPSLKSVHIVETNQEITSQSCESAKSCSYTLSLRGQKNHSIPQITLHMMSRNSVWVKQCGATKGRLCPNHTESELYSGQSTSTKGTHHLWSVPVSSFQDVTYHFRVSHSGEVSCATEEKIPLHSDYHFLIQSSCV, from the exons GTCATGATATTACCAGTTCTCTGGAGCCAGCCAACATCGACACCAGTATCCTGGAAGAGTACATCAGCAAGGAGGACGATAGCACTGACAT CTGTTTCTCAGAGGTCCACAGCACCCCAGGACCAAATTATTCATCTCCTCAGGCAGGAGTGTCCTCCTCTGGAGGATTGGTGTGTGGTGTGAGTCCCCCTATTCCTCTGCGCCAAGGAGCCCCTCCAGCCGGGCCCCCTAGTTGTCAGAACGCCTACCCCCAGGGTCCATCTCTAGGGCTCCGACACGGTTACCCCTGCCTgggacaacagcagcagcagcagcatcagcagcaccAGGCTCACGTCAAGCCAGAGCACCGGGGCCATTACGCTCCAGG GACTCTTCCTGAGTCCCCACCAGACTCCAGCTCTGAGCCTTATTCCCCTCAACAGGTGAATG ATCCTCACATGATCAGAACCATGACTCCAGAGAATATGTGCCAGATGACTCCAACGCCGCCTCTCCCACCACACGGTCACTATCCTGGCATGCATCGAGACATGTACCTAAAGCCAGAGCCCATGATCTCGCAGTATCATATCGGCCCAGCAACTAGTGGGGGTGGGGAGATGCAGCAGACACAGATGctccatcagctgctgcagcatccTCAGGGGCAAGA caTCTCTGTTCATCAAACCAAGAAGAGGAAGCACTCTGAATCTCCCAACAGCACCTCGAATTCCCAAATCCTCACAG GTTTAATGCAGGACGCAGACAACTCCTACCTGGACCCAAACTATCAGTGCATCAAGTGGCAACCTCACCAGCAGAACAAATGGACACCCCTTTATGATGCCAACGGCAAGGACCT ACCGATGCCAACCTACCGCGTTGATGCTGACAAAGGCTTCAACTTCTCCTTGGCTGATGATGCCTTTGTATGCCAGAAGAAGAACCACTTCCAGGTCACAGTGTATATCGGGATGCTTGGAGACCCTAAATATATCAAGACGAATGAAGGCCTGCAGCCCATAGACTGCTTTTATCTCAAACTACATGGAGTGAAG GTGGAAGCCATGAATCAATCGATCAGTGTGGAACAGTCACAGTCTGACCGCAGCAAGAGGCCTTTCAAGCCAGTGCT GGTCACGTTGCCCCCTGAGCAGGTCACCAAAGTTACAGTAGGACGACTCCACTTCAGCGAGACCACAGCAAATAACATGAGGAAGAAGGGCAAACCGAATCCTGATCAGAG GTATTTCATGCTGGTAGTGGCCCTGCATGCACAGTCCCACAGTCAGAGCTACACTGTGGCTGCACATGTGTCTGAGAGGATCATCGTCAGGGTAACGTCTGGCCAT GCATCCAACCCAGGCCAATTTGAAAGTGATAACGAGGTTCTGTGGCAGCGTGGGCAGCTGGCAGACTCCGTGTACCACCACGGCAGAGTCGGCATTAGTACAGACCGTCCAGATGAGGCTCTCGTTGTGCACGGCAACGTCAAAGTCATGGGATCCCTTGTCCATCCATCAGACATcagagcaaaagaaaatgtccaGGAG GTTAACACCACAGACAATTTGAAACGGATTTCTCAGATGAGGCTGGTTCATTACCAATACAAACCTGAGTTTGCTGCGACTGTGGGCATAGAGAACACAGCAGAGACAG GTGTCATTGCTCAGGAAGTTCAGCAGATCCTTCCTGAAGCTGTTAAGGAAGGAGGTGATGTCGTTTGTGCCAATGGAGAAACTATTCCCAACCTCTTAGTTGTCAATAAG GAGCGTATCTTTATGGAGAATGTTGGAGCTGTGAAGGAGCTCTGCAAGTTGACGGACAACCTGGAGACTCGCATAGACGAGCTTGAGCGTTGGAGCCGCAAACTGGCCAAGCTGCGGCGCCTTGACAGCATGAAGAGCACAGTGAGCGGCAGCACAGTGAG CCAGTCTGGAAGTTATTTTAGCAGAACAGGAAGTGGTCcactcaagaaaaaaacagtcaaacctGGGAGTAAG ACCTCACCTCTTGACCAGGGCTGCATCAGTCAAAGGTTCATACAGGGAATCATCCTGGCTCTTCTTATTGTCATGGCCTTCAG CGTCATTTCGATGTCAGTCCTTTACGTTCTTACTCTTCACCATAGAGGAGCCATCACAGAGAAAGATGG CTATGTTTCTTCTTGTGTTCTCTACATCTCATGGATGCCTATCTTCACTGCTACTATAAATGTCTGTCCGCCTGTCTGCACATG GTCAAGAGTTCCACTGGAATCATCCCACAAGAATCCTTTAACTTCAGTCTCTACCACACCTGCACCAG CTTGCTGTTCAACTACAGCTGTGAACAACCAATCAGCAACCACTCTGACATTGAGTAGTAACCAATCCACATCTG GTTTGAGCATTCCAGTTCCCACTCCTGGTGCCATCGTTAAAAAGGCCAAGTCCAGGCAAATGGACAAAGATGGCCACAACAGGAACCGTCTCAGCCACACATCAGCACCCATGTACTTTGCCAAGTCCAAGAGACCTGTGTCCCCAGATGCAGAGGGAGTGGGAACCACCAACCGTTTGCCTCCAGGTCAACAGCCAGCACCACGGAGACAACGCAGCCTGCATGCTAAAG GAACAGTGACAGCTCCGTCTCTAAAAAGTGTTCACATTGTGGAGACAAACCAAGAAATCACCTCACAAAGTTGTGAGTCAGCGAAAAGCTGCAG CTACACTCTATCACTTAGGGGACAAAAAAATCATTCCATACCACAAATTACACTACACATGAT gtcaagAAATAGTGTATGGGTGAAACAATGTGGAGCCACCAAAGGACGTTTATGTCCCAACCACACAGAGTCAGAGCTCTATAGTGGACAGAGTACATCTACAAAG GGGACTCATCACCTCTGGTCAGTACCCGTTTCGTCTTTCCAAGACGTCACCTATCACTTCCGTGTCTCTCACTCT GGAGAAGTGAGTTGTGccacagaagaaaaaatccCATTGCACTCTGACTACCATTTTCTGATTCAAAGCAGCTGTGTGTGA
- the myrf gene encoding myelin regulatory factor isoform X3: MDVVDETEALQRFFEGHDITSSLEPANIDTSILEEYISKEDDSTDICFSEVHSTPGPNYSSPQAGVSSSGGLVCGVSPPIPLRQGAPPAGPPSCQNAYPQGPSLGLRHGYPCLGQQQQQQHQQHQAHVKPEHRGHYAPGTLPESPPDSSSEPYSPQQVNDPHMIRTMTPENMCQMTPTPPLPPHGHYPGMHRDMYLKPEPMISQYHIGPATSGGGEMQQTQMLHQLLQHPQGQDISVHQTKKRKHSESPNSTSNSQILTGIIKQEPGLMQDADNSYLDPNYQCIKWQPHQQNKWTPLYDANGKDLPMPTYRVDADKGFNFSLADDAFVCQKKNHFQVTVYIGMLGDPKYIKTNEGLQPIDCFYLKLHGVKVEAMNQSISVEQSQSDRSKRPFKPVLVTLPPEQVTKVTVGRLHFSETTANNMRKKGKPNPDQRYFMLVVALHAQSHSQSYTVAAHVSERIIVRASNPGQFESDNEVLWQRGQLADSVYHHGRVGISTDRPDEALVVHGNVKVMGSLVHPSDIRAKENVQEVNTTDNLKRISQMRLVHYQYKPEFAATVGIENTAETGVIAQEVQQILPEAVKEGGDVVCANGETIPNLLVVNKERIFMENVGAVKELCKLTDNLETRIDELERWSRKLAKLRRLDSMKSTVSGSTVSQSGSYFSRTGSGPLKKKTVKPGSKTSPLDQGCISQRFIQGIILALLIVMAFSVISMSVLYVLTLHHRGAITEKDGYVSSCVLYISWMPIFTATINVCPPVCTWSRVPLESSHKNPLTSVSTTPAPACCSTTAVNNQSATTLTLSSNQSTSGLSIPVPTPGAIVKKAKSRQMDKDGHNRNRLSHTSAPMYFAKSKRPVSPDAEGVGTTNRLPPGQQPAPRRQRSLHAKGTVTAPSLKSVHIVETNQEITSQSCESAKSCSYTLSLRGQKNHSIPQITLHMMSRNSVWVKQCGATKGRLCPNHTESELYSGQSTSTKGTHHLWSVPVSSFQDVTYHFRVSHSGEVSCATEEKIPLHSDYHFLIQSSCV, encoded by the exons GTCATGATATTACCAGTTCTCTGGAGCCAGCCAACATCGACACCAGTATCCTGGAAGAGTACATCAGCAAGGAGGACGATAGCACTGACAT CTGTTTCTCAGAGGTCCACAGCACCCCAGGACCAAATTATTCATCTCCTCAGGCAGGAGTGTCCTCCTCTGGAGGATTGGTGTGTGGTGTGAGTCCCCCTATTCCTCTGCGCCAAGGAGCCCCTCCAGCCGGGCCCCCTAGTTGTCAGAACGCCTACCCCCAGGGTCCATCTCTAGGGCTCCGACACGGTTACCCCTGCCTgggacaacagcagcagcagcagcatcagcagcaccAGGCTCACGTCAAGCCAGAGCACCGGGGCCATTACGCTCCAGG GACTCTTCCTGAGTCCCCACCAGACTCCAGCTCTGAGCCTTATTCCCCTCAACAGGTGAATG ATCCTCACATGATCAGAACCATGACTCCAGAGAATATGTGCCAGATGACTCCAACGCCGCCTCTCCCACCACACGGTCACTATCCTGGCATGCATCGAGACATGTACCTAAAGCCAGAGCCCATGATCTCGCAGTATCATATCGGCCCAGCAACTAGTGGGGGTGGGGAGATGCAGCAGACACAGATGctccatcagctgctgcagcatccTCAGGGGCAAGA caTCTCTGTTCATCAAACCAAGAAGAGGAAGCACTCTGAATCTCCCAACAGCACCTCGAATTCCCAAATCCTCACAGGTATCATCAAACAAGAACCAG GTTTAATGCAGGACGCAGACAACTCCTACCTGGACCCAAACTATCAGTGCATCAAGTGGCAACCTCACCAGCAGAACAAATGGACACCCCTTTATGATGCCAACGGCAAGGACCT ACCGATGCCAACCTACCGCGTTGATGCTGACAAAGGCTTCAACTTCTCCTTGGCTGATGATGCCTTTGTATGCCAGAAGAAGAACCACTTCCAGGTCACAGTGTATATCGGGATGCTTGGAGACCCTAAATATATCAAGACGAATGAAGGCCTGCAGCCCATAGACTGCTTTTATCTCAAACTACATGGAGTGAAG GTGGAAGCCATGAATCAATCGATCAGTGTGGAACAGTCACAGTCTGACCGCAGCAAGAGGCCTTTCAAGCCAGTGCT GGTCACGTTGCCCCCTGAGCAGGTCACCAAAGTTACAGTAGGACGACTCCACTTCAGCGAGACCACAGCAAATAACATGAGGAAGAAGGGCAAACCGAATCCTGATCAGAG GTATTTCATGCTGGTAGTGGCCCTGCATGCACAGTCCCACAGTCAGAGCTACACTGTGGCTGCACATGTGTCTGAGAGGATCATCGTCAGG GCATCCAACCCAGGCCAATTTGAAAGTGATAACGAGGTTCTGTGGCAGCGTGGGCAGCTGGCAGACTCCGTGTACCACCACGGCAGAGTCGGCATTAGTACAGACCGTCCAGATGAGGCTCTCGTTGTGCACGGCAACGTCAAAGTCATGGGATCCCTTGTCCATCCATCAGACATcagagcaaaagaaaatgtccaGGAG GTTAACACCACAGACAATTTGAAACGGATTTCTCAGATGAGGCTGGTTCATTACCAATACAAACCTGAGTTTGCTGCGACTGTGGGCATAGAGAACACAGCAGAGACAG GTGTCATTGCTCAGGAAGTTCAGCAGATCCTTCCTGAAGCTGTTAAGGAAGGAGGTGATGTCGTTTGTGCCAATGGAGAAACTATTCCCAACCTCTTAGTTGTCAATAAG GAGCGTATCTTTATGGAGAATGTTGGAGCTGTGAAGGAGCTCTGCAAGTTGACGGACAACCTGGAGACTCGCATAGACGAGCTTGAGCGTTGGAGCCGCAAACTGGCCAAGCTGCGGCGCCTTGACAGCATGAAGAGCACAGTGAGCGGCAGCACAGTGAG CCAGTCTGGAAGTTATTTTAGCAGAACAGGAAGTGGTCcactcaagaaaaaaacagtcaaacctGGGAGTAAG ACCTCACCTCTTGACCAGGGCTGCATCAGTCAAAGGTTCATACAGGGAATCATCCTGGCTCTTCTTATTGTCATGGCCTTCAG CGTCATTTCGATGTCAGTCCTTTACGTTCTTACTCTTCACCATAGAGGAGCCATCACAGAGAAAGATGG CTATGTTTCTTCTTGTGTTCTCTACATCTCATGGATGCCTATCTTCACTGCTACTATAAATGTCTGTCCGCCTGTCTGCACATG GTCAAGAGTTCCACTGGAATCATCCCACAAGAATCCTTTAACTTCAGTCTCTACCACACCTGCACCAG CTTGCTGTTCAACTACAGCTGTGAACAACCAATCAGCAACCACTCTGACATTGAGTAGTAACCAATCCACATCTG GTTTGAGCATTCCAGTTCCCACTCCTGGTGCCATCGTTAAAAAGGCCAAGTCCAGGCAAATGGACAAAGATGGCCACAACAGGAACCGTCTCAGCCACACATCAGCACCCATGTACTTTGCCAAGTCCAAGAGACCTGTGTCCCCAGATGCAGAGGGAGTGGGAACCACCAACCGTTTGCCTCCAGGTCAACAGCCAGCACCACGGAGACAACGCAGCCTGCATGCTAAAG GAACAGTGACAGCTCCGTCTCTAAAAAGTGTTCACATTGTGGAGACAAACCAAGAAATCACCTCACAAAGTTGTGAGTCAGCGAAAAGCTGCAG CTACACTCTATCACTTAGGGGACAAAAAAATCATTCCATACCACAAATTACACTACACATGAT gtcaagAAATAGTGTATGGGTGAAACAATGTGGAGCCACCAAAGGACGTTTATGTCCCAACCACACAGAGTCAGAGCTCTATAGTGGACAGAGTACATCTACAAAG GGGACTCATCACCTCTGGTCAGTACCCGTTTCGTCTTTCCAAGACGTCACCTATCACTTCCGTGTCTCTCACTCT GGAGAAGTGAGTTGTGccacagaagaaaaaatccCATTGCACTCTGACTACCATTTTCTGATTCAAAGCAGCTGTGTGTGA
- the myrf gene encoding myelin regulatory factor isoform X4 codes for MDVVDETEALQRFFEGHDITSSLEPANIDTSILEEYISKEDDSTDICFSEVHSTPGPNYSSPQAGVSSSGGLVCGVSPPIPLRQGAPPAGPPSCQNAYPQGPSLGLRHGYPCLGQQQQQQHQQHQAHVKPEHRGHYAPGTLPESPPDSSSEPYSPQQVNDPHMIRTMTPENMCQMTPTPPLPPHGHYPGMHRDMYLKPEPMISQYHIGPATSGGGEMQQTQMLHQLLQHPQGQDSISVHQTKKRKHSESPNSTSNSQILTGLMQDADNSYLDPNYQCIKWQPHQQNKWTPLYDANGKDLPMPTYRVDADKGFNFSLADDAFVCQKKNHFQVTVYIGMLGDPKYIKTNEGLQPIDCFYLKLHGVKVEAMNQSISVEQSQSDRSKRPFKPVLVTLPPEQVTKVTVGRLHFSETTANNMRKKGKPNPDQRYFMLVVALHAQSHSQSYTVAAHVSERIIVRVTSGHASNPGQFESDNEVLWQRGQLADSVYHHGRVGISTDRPDEALVVHGNVKVMGSLVHPSDIRAKENVQEVNTTDNLKRISQMRLVHYQYKPEFAATVGIENTAETGVIAQEVQQILPEAVKEGGDVVCANGETIPNLLVVNKERIFMENVGAVKELCKLTDNLETRIDELERWSRKLAKLRRLDSMKSTVSGSTVSQSGSYFSRTGSGPLKKKTVKPGSKTSPLDQGCISQRFIQGIILALLIVMAFSVISMSVLYVLTLHHRGAITEKDGYVSSCVLYISWMPIFTATINVCPPVCTWSRVPLESSHKNPLTSVSTTPAPACCSTTAVNNQSATTLTLSSNQSTSGLSIPVPTPGAIVKKAKSRQMDKDGHNRNRLSHTSAPMYFAKSKRPVSPDAEGVGTTNRLPPGQQPAPRRQRSLHAKGTVTAPSLKSVHIVETNQEITSQSCESAKSCSYTLSLRGQKNHSIPQITLHMMSRNSVWVKQCGATKGRLCPNHTESELYSGQSTSTKGTHHLWSVPVSSFQDVTYHFRVSHSGEVSCATEEKIPLHSDYHFLIQSSCV; via the exons GTCATGATATTACCAGTTCTCTGGAGCCAGCCAACATCGACACCAGTATCCTGGAAGAGTACATCAGCAAGGAGGACGATAGCACTGACAT CTGTTTCTCAGAGGTCCACAGCACCCCAGGACCAAATTATTCATCTCCTCAGGCAGGAGTGTCCTCCTCTGGAGGATTGGTGTGTGGTGTGAGTCCCCCTATTCCTCTGCGCCAAGGAGCCCCTCCAGCCGGGCCCCCTAGTTGTCAGAACGCCTACCCCCAGGGTCCATCTCTAGGGCTCCGACACGGTTACCCCTGCCTgggacaacagcagcagcagcagcatcagcagcaccAGGCTCACGTCAAGCCAGAGCACCGGGGCCATTACGCTCCAGG GACTCTTCCTGAGTCCCCACCAGACTCCAGCTCTGAGCCTTATTCCCCTCAACAGGTGAATG ATCCTCACATGATCAGAACCATGACTCCAGAGAATATGTGCCAGATGACTCCAACGCCGCCTCTCCCACCACACGGTCACTATCCTGGCATGCATCGAGACATGTACCTAAAGCCAGAGCCCATGATCTCGCAGTATCATATCGGCCCAGCAACTAGTGGGGGTGGGGAGATGCAGCAGACACAGATGctccatcagctgctgcagcatccTCAGGGGCAAGA cagcaTCTCTGTTCATCAAACCAAGAAGAGGAAGCACTCTGAATCTCCCAACAGCACCTCGAATTCCCAAATCCTCACAG GTTTAATGCAGGACGCAGACAACTCCTACCTGGACCCAAACTATCAGTGCATCAAGTGGCAACCTCACCAGCAGAACAAATGGACACCCCTTTATGATGCCAACGGCAAGGACCT ACCGATGCCAACCTACCGCGTTGATGCTGACAAAGGCTTCAACTTCTCCTTGGCTGATGATGCCTTTGTATGCCAGAAGAAGAACCACTTCCAGGTCACAGTGTATATCGGGATGCTTGGAGACCCTAAATATATCAAGACGAATGAAGGCCTGCAGCCCATAGACTGCTTTTATCTCAAACTACATGGAGTGAAG GTGGAAGCCATGAATCAATCGATCAGTGTGGAACAGTCACAGTCTGACCGCAGCAAGAGGCCTTTCAAGCCAGTGCT GGTCACGTTGCCCCCTGAGCAGGTCACCAAAGTTACAGTAGGACGACTCCACTTCAGCGAGACCACAGCAAATAACATGAGGAAGAAGGGCAAACCGAATCCTGATCAGAG GTATTTCATGCTGGTAGTGGCCCTGCATGCACAGTCCCACAGTCAGAGCTACACTGTGGCTGCACATGTGTCTGAGAGGATCATCGTCAGGGTAACGTCTGGCCAT GCATCCAACCCAGGCCAATTTGAAAGTGATAACGAGGTTCTGTGGCAGCGTGGGCAGCTGGCAGACTCCGTGTACCACCACGGCAGAGTCGGCATTAGTACAGACCGTCCAGATGAGGCTCTCGTTGTGCACGGCAACGTCAAAGTCATGGGATCCCTTGTCCATCCATCAGACATcagagcaaaagaaaatgtccaGGAG GTTAACACCACAGACAATTTGAAACGGATTTCTCAGATGAGGCTGGTTCATTACCAATACAAACCTGAGTTTGCTGCGACTGTGGGCATAGAGAACACAGCAGAGACAG GTGTCATTGCTCAGGAAGTTCAGCAGATCCTTCCTGAAGCTGTTAAGGAAGGAGGTGATGTCGTTTGTGCCAATGGAGAAACTATTCCCAACCTCTTAGTTGTCAATAAG GAGCGTATCTTTATGGAGAATGTTGGAGCTGTGAAGGAGCTCTGCAAGTTGACGGACAACCTGGAGACTCGCATAGACGAGCTTGAGCGTTGGAGCCGCAAACTGGCCAAGCTGCGGCGCCTTGACAGCATGAAGAGCACAGTGAGCGGCAGCACAGTGAG CCAGTCTGGAAGTTATTTTAGCAGAACAGGAAGTGGTCcactcaagaaaaaaacagtcaaacctGGGAGTAAG ACCTCACCTCTTGACCAGGGCTGCATCAGTCAAAGGTTCATACAGGGAATCATCCTGGCTCTTCTTATTGTCATGGCCTTCAG CGTCATTTCGATGTCAGTCCTTTACGTTCTTACTCTTCACCATAGAGGAGCCATCACAGAGAAAGATGG CTATGTTTCTTCTTGTGTTCTCTACATCTCATGGATGCCTATCTTCACTGCTACTATAAATGTCTGTCCGCCTGTCTGCACATG GTCAAGAGTTCCACTGGAATCATCCCACAAGAATCCTTTAACTTCAGTCTCTACCACACCTGCACCAG CTTGCTGTTCAACTACAGCTGTGAACAACCAATCAGCAACCACTCTGACATTGAGTAGTAACCAATCCACATCTG GTTTGAGCATTCCAGTTCCCACTCCTGGTGCCATCGTTAAAAAGGCCAAGTCCAGGCAAATGGACAAAGATGGCCACAACAGGAACCGTCTCAGCCACACATCAGCACCCATGTACTTTGCCAAGTCCAAGAGACCTGTGTCCCCAGATGCAGAGGGAGTGGGAACCACCAACCGTTTGCCTCCAGGTCAACAGCCAGCACCACGGAGACAACGCAGCCTGCATGCTAAAG GAACAGTGACAGCTCCGTCTCTAAAAAGTGTTCACATTGTGGAGACAAACCAAGAAATCACCTCACAAAGTTGTGAGTCAGCGAAAAGCTGCAG CTACACTCTATCACTTAGGGGACAAAAAAATCATTCCATACCACAAATTACACTACACATGAT gtcaagAAATAGTGTATGGGTGAAACAATGTGGAGCCACCAAAGGACGTTTATGTCCCAACCACACAGAGTCAGAGCTCTATAGTGGACAGAGTACATCTACAAAG GGGACTCATCACCTCTGGTCAGTACCCGTTTCGTCTTTCCAAGACGTCACCTATCACTTCCGTGTCTCTCACTCT GGAGAAGTGAGTTGTGccacagaagaaaaaatccCATTGCACTCTGACTACCATTTTCTGATTCAAAGCAGCTGTGTGTGA